A single window of bacterium DNA harbors:
- a CDS encoding purine-nucleoside phosphorylase, with protein sequence MQQRPHIGDALPGTLQQALSEFLDGSIDGAVVLGSGLGGFSQHLPCLRSIPTTDLPSYPRSTVEGHAGELQLCELGEQRLLLFRGRLHGYEGRGPEEAVLPARIASHFGASKLLVTNAAGGLHPTFRAGDFMLITDLLSLPVTQHMGLELERYLASPLSPGHEIFSPALLGAARRASAATGIELREGTYGFCSGPTYETRSEIGFFRMAGADAVGMSTLPEILAARALGLDVLALSCITNKASTMPQHVSHAEVTEVADRVADSFSRLLHSMLERW encoded by the coding sequence ATGCAGCAACGACCGCATATCGGCGACGCCCTGCCCGGAACATTGCAGCAGGCGCTCAGTGAGTTTCTCGATGGGAGCATCGACGGCGCCGTCGTGCTGGGGTCGGGACTCGGCGGCTTCAGCCAGCATCTCCCCTGTCTGCGCAGCATCCCGACCACGGATCTGCCCTCCTACCCGCGTTCAACAGTTGAGGGACATGCGGGGGAACTGCAACTCTGCGAACTCGGCGAGCAGCGTCTGCTCCTGTTTCGCGGACGACTGCACGGGTATGAGGGACGCGGTCCGGAAGAAGCCGTGCTTCCCGCACGCATCGCCTCGCATTTCGGGGCCTCGAAACTGCTGGTCACCAATGCCGCCGGGGGCCTGCATCCGACATTTCGTGCCGGGGATTTCATGCTCATCACCGACCTGCTGTCCCTTCCCGTGACGCAGCATATGGGACTCGAACTCGAGCGCTATCTCGCCAGCCCGCTTTCACCAGGCCATGAGATATTTTCTCCCGCACTGCTCGGTGCCGCACGCCGCGCTTCGGCAGCAACAGGCATCGAACTCCGTGAAGGCACGTACGGATTCTGTTCGGGTCCCACCTACGAAACCCGCTCCGAAATCGGTTTCTTCCGCATGGCCGGAGCCGACGCCGTCGGCATGTCCACCCTTCCCGAAATCCTTGCCGCGCGCGCACTCGGACTCGACGTACTCGCGCTCTCCTGCATTACCAACAAGGCGAGCACGATGCCTCAGCATGTCTCCCATGCTGAGGTTACCGAGGTGGCCGATCGCGTCGCCGACAGCTTTTCGCGACTGCTGCACAGCATGCTTGAACGGTGGTGA
- a CDS encoding NupC/NupG family nucleoside CNT transporter, whose product MIESIGRGLLGMLLILGIALLFSRSRRSVRWPLVVKGLSVQLFFGILVLKGTALAALWSPLGWPRVAFDFLSRGFVKVLQFTTDGAMFIFGDLAISPGQPASLGFFFAFQVLPTIIFFASLMSVMYYLGIMQKIVQGMAWIMVKLLGTSGAETLSNTANIFVGQTEAPLMIRPFLKDLTESELLTVMVGGLATIAGGVMAAYVQMLGFSYAELHGIAVHEAQVRFAGQLLGASIMAAPAGMVISKILIPETGKPVTLGRVHIPHEKNAANVIDAAASGASDGLKLALNIAAMLLAFIALIAMANYLLGLAGRIGDLNTTLVATFGKPLSLELLFGLVMQFLAYGIGIPWAEAFQVGSLMGSKLVLNEFVAYLEMSEMLKAGSLFSDKAITMSAFALCGFANFSSIAILMGGLGPLAPERRPDISRLGLRALLGGTLATMMTATIAGILTGF is encoded by the coding sequence ATGATCGAAAGTATCGGTCGTGGACTCCTGGGCATGCTGCTCATTCTCGGTATCGCCCTGCTCTTTTCCCGCAGCCGTCGCAGCGTGCGGTGGCCGCTGGTGGTCAAGGGACTCTCGGTGCAGCTGTTTTTCGGCATCCTCGTGCTCAAGGGTACAGCTCTCGCAGCCCTGTGGTCGCCACTGGGCTGGCCCCGCGTCGCATTCGATTTTCTCAGCCGTGGCTTCGTCAAGGTGCTGCAATTCACCACCGACGGTGCCATGTTCATCTTCGGCGACCTCGCAATCAGTCCCGGCCAGCCCGCCTCCCTCGGTTTCTTCTTCGCCTTCCAGGTACTCCCCACCATCATCTTCTTCGCCTCCCTGATGTCCGTCATGTACTACCTCGGCATCATGCAAAAAATCGTGCAGGGCATGGCCTGGATCATGGTCAAGCTGCTCGGTACCAGCGGCGCGGAAACGCTGTCGAACACCGCCAACATTTTTGTGGGACAGACGGAAGCACCGCTGATGATTCGTCCTTTCCTGAAGGACCTCACTGAATCGGAACTGCTGACGGTGATGGTGGGTGGACTCGCAACCATTGCAGGGGGCGTGATGGCGGCATACGTGCAGATGCTCGGATTCTCATACGCCGAACTGCATGGCATCGCGGTGCATGAGGCGCAGGTGCGTTTCGCGGGACAACTGCTGGGCGCAAGTATCATGGCCGCTCCGGCAGGCATGGTGATCAGCAAAATCCTCATCCCGGAAACCGGGAAGCCGGTGACGCTCGGACGCGTGCATATTCCCCACGAAAAAAACGCAGCGAACGTCATCGATGCCGCCGCCAGCGGGGCGTCGGATGGACTCAAGCTTGCACTCAACATCGCGGCGATGCTGCTGGCCTTCATCGCCCTGATCGCAATGGCCAATTATCTGCTCGGACTTGCAGGACGCATCGGCGATCTCAACACCACACTCGTCGCGACCTTCGGCAAACCACTCAGTCTCGAACTGCTGTTCGGCCTGGTCATGCAATTCCTTGCGTACGGAATCGGCATTCCCTGGGCGGAAGCCTTCCAGGTGGGAAGCCTCATGGGCAGCAAACTCGTGCTCAACGAATTCGTGGCATATCTCGAAATGTCTGAAATGCTGAAGGCAGGAAGCCTGTTCTCGGACAAGGCCATCACCATGTCGGCCTTTGCCCTCTGCGGCTTCGCGAATTTTTCTTCGATTGCGATACTCATGGGGGGACTCGGTCCCCTCGCCCCCGAACGTCGTCCCGACATCAGTCGTCTCGGACTGCGCGCCCTGCTGGGCGGCACCCTGGCGACGATGATGACAGCCACCATCGCTGGAATACTGACAGGATTCTGA
- a CDS encoding thymidine kinase, translating into MVDSIPVKSLPRDTGWIEVICGSMFSGKTEELIRRLRRAQIARQRVAIYKPEIDNRYAEDRIVSHSGVSLASIQVSCAADILENIGDVDVVGIDEVQFFDLDLVDVCEKLANDGHRVIVAGLDQDYLGKPFEPMPQLLAVAEYITKTLAICMVCGNPANRTQRVTRNDARVLVGAADSYEARCRNCFTTNLEEVTKAG; encoded by the coding sequence ATGGTCGACAGTATTCCCGTCAAGAGTCTTCCCCGAGATACCGGATGGATTGAAGTCATCTGCGGCAGCATGTTCAGCGGTAAAACCGAGGAACTGATCCGCCGCCTGCGCCGCGCGCAGATCGCGCGTCAGCGCGTAGCGATATACAAACCGGAAATTGACAACCGCTACGCCGAAGACCGCATCGTGTCGCATAGCGGTGTGTCCCTTGCATCCATTCAGGTCAGCTGCGCTGCCGACATTCTCGAAAACATCGGTGATGTGGATGTCGTGGGCATCGATGAAGTACAGTTTTTCGATCTTGACCTGGTCGATGTCTGCGAGAAACTGGCAAATGACGGACACCGGGTGATTGTGGCGGGACTCGATCAGGATTACCTCGGGAAACCGTTCGAACCCATGCCGCAGCTGCTGGCCGTGGCGGAATACATCACGAAAACCCTGGCTATCTGCATGGTCTGCGGAAATCCCGCGAACAGGACGCAGCGCGTGACACGTAATGACGCCCGTGTGCTCGTCGGCGCGGCCGATTCCTACGAAGCCCGCTGCCGCAACTGCTTTACGACCAATCTCGAGGAGGTCACGAAAGCCGGATGA
- a CDS encoding tetratricopeptide repeat protein: MKNIYSILTLLLLLVGPSCRSLYGQEEVSLFYLRIDSARTFLDTDPVKSAAIAQRASAIASRDEQRLEAAELRAHALEHAGENVIALSAFEMAEGLSLRLHDAQARGRLLNGLGSVYRSMGRYDQSLTLHLKALSVFDSLGNDLGRAQTMHDLAETLFALGQLQEARQNIDRSLRLRLEQDNKRGIAQSYSSLGRLYMQSGDMDSARISYTRALAELKSIGLHSAPVAENFSRLGDVYLRMGDIREALDSYNQALSIAEAVGSSNLAAEIKTHLGRGYRMIGDLKRAREALASAVKLADAGAVGSVLAEALDEASQVEKLSGNDDAAFRLLRRSVAIRDSMFSLLDRERLVEAENLYRKERSGMEFRDFEESREQDLLLFLLVVAVLLLILAGIALYLSRVKAQGSREMEAKSKEIRDMNARLQTLNKELAQSEEKYRMLFERLPVGVFLYDNSLQLIQVNQAFVDIVGSTRERLEGFQMTELNDDRIVPALRNAIEGELGAYEGEYTTTTSQVLIDISMRTAPLTWSGSKARYGIGFMLDVTNWKRIERDLIEAKEMAEMADGMKHAFLTSISHEIRTPLNVIMGYFGILKGDLRDRLSADEIDHFNKVDLAVRRLLRTVDQILNLSILESGTYAVSREACSVLDMIMELVEEVRPLAEDKGLKVDLIPSCADVTVHVDRYSIAQALRNLLDNAVKFTDEGTIRISLECRHSALSVIIEDSGIGMSEEYIQRLYQSFSQEEGGYTRAYDGLGLGLTLTKRYVDVNDGSILVKSRKGLGTTFTVHLPVVSEEERESAPIPIIDPEPAREGKVHVLVVEDDMETQKFLQLILKPLYMLSFADDAMAAWSVLESEDIDIILMDISLRGDEDGLQLTRRIRQNPAYSALPIIAVTAHAFADDRRRSLEAGCTDYLPKPFRMKQLREVITQYTS; encoded by the coding sequence GTGAAGAATATATACTCCATACTTACTCTCCTGCTCCTGCTTGTAGGACCCTCCTGCCGTTCGCTGTACGGACAGGAAGAGGTGTCGCTGTTCTATCTGCGTATCGACAGCGCGAGAACGTTTCTCGACACCGATCCTGTCAAGTCCGCCGCCATTGCCCAGCGGGCCTCGGCCATTGCCAGCAGGGACGAGCAGCGTCTCGAAGCCGCGGAACTGCGTGCACATGCGTTGGAACATGCAGGTGAGAATGTGATCGCGCTTTCAGCATTTGAGATGGCTGAAGGACTCTCACTTCGTCTCCATGACGCGCAGGCAAGGGGGCGGCTGCTGAACGGACTCGGCAGCGTCTATCGCAGTATGGGACGATATGATCAGTCACTCACCCTGCATCTCAAGGCGCTCTCGGTGTTCGATTCGCTCGGGAACGATCTCGGCCGGGCGCAGACCATGCACGACCTCGCGGAAACGCTGTTTGCCCTCGGACAGCTGCAGGAGGCGCGTCAGAACATCGACCGCTCCCTCCGCCTGCGGCTGGAACAGGACAACAAGCGCGGGATCGCACAGTCATACAGCAGTCTCGGCCGTCTGTATATGCAGTCCGGAGATATGGATTCCGCCCGTATCAGCTACACCCGCGCACTCGCGGAACTGAAATCCATCGGACTCCACAGTGCTCCGGTAGCGGAAAACTTCAGTCGTCTCGGCGATGTGTACCTGCGCATGGGTGATATCCGTGAGGCTCTCGATTCCTACAACCAGGCACTGTCCATTGCGGAAGCTGTCGGCAGCAGCAATCTCGCCGCGGAGATCAAAACGCATCTCGGACGCGGCTACCGCATGATCGGTGATCTGAAACGAGCCCGTGAAGCCCTGGCTTCAGCTGTGAAGCTGGCGGATGCCGGCGCAGTCGGAAGTGTGCTGGCCGAAGCGCTCGACGAAGCTTCGCAGGTCGAGAAACTTTCGGGCAATGATGACGCGGCATTCCGGCTGCTGCGCCGCTCGGTTGCCATTCGCGATTCAATGTTTTCGCTGCTCGATCGTGAACGTCTGGTCGAAGCGGAAAATCTGTATCGCAAAGAACGCAGCGGTATGGAGTTCAGGGATTTCGAGGAATCGCGCGAGCAGGATCTCCTGCTGTTCCTTCTTGTCGTTGCGGTTCTTTTACTCATCCTTGCCGGAATCGCCCTGTACCTGAGTCGCGTCAAAGCACAGGGCAGCAGGGAAATGGAGGCGAAGAGCAAGGAAATACGTGACATGAACGCCCGGCTGCAGACGCTCAACAAGGAGCTGGCGCAGTCCGAGGAAAAATACCGTATGCTCTTCGAGCGTCTTCCGGTCGGTGTCTTTCTCTACGACAATAGTCTGCAGCTCATCCAGGTCAATCAGGCCTTTGTCGATATCGTCGGCTCGACACGTGAACGCCTCGAAGGTTTTCAGATGACGGAGCTGAATGACGATCGCATCGTTCCCGCGCTGCGCAATGCCATCGAGGGCGAACTCGGTGCATACGAAGGGGAATACACAACGACGACAAGCCAGGTGCTCATCGACATTTCCATGCGCACTGCACCGCTGACATGGTCAGGAAGCAAGGCGCGGTATGGAATCGGCTTCATGCTTGATGTGACGAACTGGAAACGTATAGAACGCGATTTGATTGAGGCCAAGGAAATGGCCGAGATGGCTGATGGCATGAAGCACGCCTTCCTTACCAGCATCTCGCATGAAATCCGCACACCGCTCAACGTGATCATGGGATATTTCGGCATTCTGAAAGGCGATCTGCGCGACCGCCTGAGCGCCGATGAAATCGACCACTTCAACAAGGTCGACCTCGCGGTGCGGCGTCTGCTGCGTACCGTTGATCAGATTCTCAACCTTTCCATTCTCGAATCGGGCACCTACGCGGTCAGCAGGGAGGCATGTTCGGTTCTCGACATGATCATGGAGCTTGTTGAGGAAGTTCGTCCCCTCGCCGAGGATAAAGGACTGAAGGTGGATCTGATCCCATCCTGCGCGGATGTGACCGTGCATGTCGATCGCTACTCCATCGCGCAGGCGCTGCGCAACCTGCTCGACAATGCCGTCAAATTCACCGACGAAGGCACGATTCGCATCAGCCTCGAATGCCGGCACAGCGCATTGTCGGTCATTATCGAAGACAGCGGCATCGGGATGTCGGAAGAATACATCCAGCGCCTGTACCAGAGTTTCTCGCAGGAGGAAGGCGGGTATACGCGGGCGTATGATGGACTCGGACTCGGACTGACATTGACCAAACGCTATGTCGACGTGAACGACGGCAGCATCCTGGTCAAGAGCCGCAAGGGACTCGGTACGACTTTCACGGTGCATCTGCCTGTGGTATCCGAGGAGGAGAGGGAATCCGCACCGATACCCATCATCGACCCCGAACCTGCCAGGGAAGGCAAGGTGCATGTGCTCGTCGTGGAAGACGACATGGAGACGCAGAAATTCCTGCAGCTCATCCTCAAACCTCTGTACATGCTCTCCTTCGCTGACGACGCCATGGCTGCATGGTCCGTTCTTGAAAGTGAGGATATTGATATTATCCTCATGGATATTTCGTTGCGCGGTGATGAAGATGGACTACAGCTCACGCGACGCATCCGTCAGAATCCGGCCTATTCCGCGCTCCCCATCATCGCCGTCACCGCACACGCATTCGCAGACGATCGCCGACGCAGCCTCGAAGCAGGCTGTACCGACTATCTACCCAAGCCGTTTCGCATGAAACAACTGCGGGAAGTGATTACCCAGTACACATCCTGA
- a CDS encoding DUF362 domain-containing protein, translated as MKDRPLNRREFLERTGKAAGLAVFASGGAFLLHEPVRHPFRQEGSEVQRRDLRAKGKDARLAIVRGSEQSKDPARMTAAALAAMGGMSAHIQPGEVVVVKPNIGWDRKPEQAANTNPAVVGEVVKQCYDAGAARVVVTDVTCNDATRCFNRSGIAAAAREAGAEVQLPQDAHFREVNLGGGMLGKQEVYDIYLEADRFINLPIAKHHSLTRATLGMKNLYGILGGNRSRLHQEIHQSLCDLGAFLRPTLTLLDATRVLLRNGPQGGSLADVEERGMLVISNDQVALDSCGGELFFDLAPEDMPWIALAAKEGLGSADWRSLPFDDITI; from the coding sequence ATGAAAGACCGACCACTTAATCGCAGGGAATTCCTGGAACGCACCGGCAAAGCTGCTGGACTCGCCGTATTCGCATCAGGTGGAGCGTTTCTCCTCCATGAACCCGTACGCCATCCCTTCCGGCAGGAAGGCAGTGAAGTGCAGCGGCGTGACCTTCGGGCAAAAGGAAAAGACGCCAGACTGGCCATCGTGCGCGGATCGGAACAGTCGAAGGATCCCGCGCGCATGACTGCAGCGGCGCTTGCGGCGATGGGAGGGATGTCCGCCCACATACAGCCGGGTGAAGTCGTCGTGGTCAAACCCAACATCGGCTGGGATCGCAAACCCGAGCAGGCCGCCAACACGAATCCCGCTGTCGTCGGTGAGGTCGTCAAGCAGTGTTATGATGCCGGGGCCGCTCGTGTAGTAGTGACGGATGTCACCTGCAACGATGCCACGCGCTGTTTCAATCGCAGCGGCATTGCCGCCGCGGCGCGGGAGGCCGGGGCGGAAGTGCAGCTTCCGCAGGATGCGCATTTCCGGGAAGTGAATCTCGGTGGAGGAATGCTGGGAAAGCAGGAGGTATACGACATTTATCTCGAAGCCGACCGCTTCATCAATCTGCCCATCGCCAAGCATCACAGTCTGACACGTGCCACCCTGGGCATGAAAAATCTCTACGGCATACTCGGCGGCAATCGCAGTCGCCTCCACCAGGAAATCCATCAGAGCCTCTGCGACCTGGGCGCCTTCCTGCGTCCCACACTCACCTTGCTCGACGCCACACGCGTCCTTCTCCGTAACGGACCCCAGGGCGGCAGTCTCGCCGATGTCGAAGAACGTGGCATGCTGGTCATTTCCAATGATCAGGTGGCGCTCGATTCCTGCGGCGGCGAGCTGTTTTTCGATCTTGCGCCTGAGGACATGCCGTGGATAGCGCTGGCGGCGAAAGAGGGACTCGGCAGTGCGGACTGGCGCAGTTTGCCATTCGACGACATCACGATCTGA
- a CDS encoding 4Fe-4S binding protein: MKTPNTRFRTYQRLRWLRRISQAFFLLLFLFLLLQTNIGALDSPDALPEISAPVDLFLELDPLVAITTVISTHTLYRNLFLALIVIVGTLFVGRFFCGWVCPMGTINHMIAYVRSGVMKGKRRLERNRWKPYQNIKYGILAFMLAAALYGSAQIGLLDPIALLTRSMALIILPGWNVLTHDIYAWSVQSSGPADFLLTPLAWLSHLLLIRSNVVVFDQTFLILLLFAGILLANRFITRFWCRGLCPLGALLGLMSKTSILGLEKHASLCTDCGKCGLNCQGGDNPEPGETWHQTECHLCMNCVASCPESGIDFRFYPSREESTQAVSIKRRTVLASAGAGLLSIPVLRAATQPDGIPDPTLVRPPGSLPEKEFLSRCIRCGECMNVCPNNALHPTFMQAGAEGIWSPMLMPRIGYCEPTCVLCSQVCPTGAIDELTETEKAWVPEAGKEETENPPLRIGTAFYDTGRCLPYAMAKECIVCEEWCPTTPKAIYFEEREVQNREGEYLYLKQPHVDPALCVGCGACTYACPVKGAPAITISSVGETRNPRNRILLDTHRS, translated from the coding sequence ATGAAGACACCCAACACACGTTTCCGCACCTATCAGCGACTCCGCTGGCTTCGCCGCATTTCACAGGCGTTCTTCCTGCTTCTGTTTCTTTTTCTGCTGCTGCAGACCAATATCGGCGCGCTCGACTCGCCGGATGCCCTTCCGGAAATCTCGGCACCCGTCGATCTTTTCCTCGAACTTGATCCGCTCGTGGCCATCACCACGGTGATCAGTACGCATACGCTGTATCGCAACCTCTTTCTCGCGCTGATCGTCATTGTCGGTACGCTGTTCGTGGGACGCTTTTTCTGCGGCTGGGTGTGTCCGATGGGCACGATTAATCACATGATCGCGTATGTGCGATCCGGGGTCATGAAGGGGAAAAGGCGACTGGAGCGCAATCGCTGGAAACCGTATCAGAACATCAAATATGGCATTCTCGCCTTCATGCTGGCGGCGGCGCTGTACGGCTCGGCGCAGATCGGATTGCTCGATCCCATTGCGCTGCTGACACGATCGATGGCGCTGATCATCCTTCCCGGCTGGAATGTGCTGACGCATGACATCTATGCATGGAGCGTGCAGAGCAGCGGTCCTGCCGATTTCCTTCTCACTCCACTCGCCTGGCTCTCGCACCTGCTGTTGATCCGATCGAACGTCGTCGTGTTCGATCAGACTTTCCTGATACTGTTGCTGTTTGCCGGCATCCTGCTTGCAAACCGTTTCATTACGCGCTTCTGGTGCAGGGGACTCTGTCCCCTCGGCGCATTGCTGGGCCTCATGTCCAAAACCTCGATTCTCGGACTGGAAAAACACGCATCGCTGTGTACGGACTGTGGGAAATGCGGACTCAACTGCCAGGGTGGCGACAATCCCGAGCCGGGGGAGACATGGCATCAGACCGAATGCCATCTGTGCATGAACTGCGTCGCCAGCTGTCCCGAATCCGGTATTGATTTCCGCTTCTATCCTTCACGTGAGGAAAGCACGCAGGCGGTGAGCATCAAGCGTCGGACCGTGCTTGCTTCGGCGGGTGCCGGACTCCTGAGCATTCCCGTCCTTCGCGCAGCCACGCAGCCCGACGGCATCCCTGACCCCACGCTCGTGCGTCCCCCGGGTTCACTTCCGGAGAAGGAATTCCTTTCGCGCTGCATCCGCTGCGGGGAGTGCATGAACGTCTGTCCCAACAACGCGCTGCATCCGACCTTCATGCAGGCCGGTGCGGAGGGAATATGGTCGCCGATGCTCATGCCGCGCATCGGTTACTGCGAGCCCACCTGCGTGCTGTGTTCGCAGGTTTGTCCCACCGGCGCCATTGACGAACTCACTGAAACCGAGAAAGCCTGGGTGCCCGAAGCGGGGAAAGAGGAGACGGAGAATCCTCCGCTGCGCATCGGCACGGCATTCTACGACACGGGCCGCTGCCTGCCCTACGCCATGGCGAAAGAATGCATCGTGTGTGAGGAATGGTGTCCCACCACCCCCAAAGCCATTTACTTCGAAGAGCGCGAAGTACAGAACCGCGAAGGCGAGTATCTCTACCTGAAGCAGCCGCATGTCGATCCCGCGCTCTGCGTCGGCTGCGGCGCCTGCACCTACGCCTGTCCCGTCAAAGGCGCTCCCGCCATCACCATCAGCAGCGTCGGCGAAACCCGCAATCCCCGCAACCGCATCCTCCTTGACACCCACCGGAGCTGA
- a CDS encoding 6-phosphofructokinase: MTKSVGVLTAGGDSPGLNAALRALGKALAGSYQMNLVGFRDGFRGLVENRIIRLDKNNLSGILTLGGTILGTSREKPHRMPVGGKTLDMRDVIVENYHKHHLDVLVCMGGGGTHKNAWKLAQKGLNIVTLPKTIDNDIAGTDITFGFDTALSIATEAIDRLHSTAHSHHRIIVLEVMGHNTGWLALGSGVAGGADVILIPEIPYDLDTVEASIQRRSRGGKNFSIVVVAEGARPTGTEEGESGDTMQLARELEKRTGLESRVTILGHLQRGGAPTAYDRLLATRLGTACANFIHEGKYGIMVASQGEGVVAVPLEDVVGKRKSVPLDHPWILSARGVGTCLGDGRTPG; encoded by the coding sequence ATGACTAAATCCGTTGGTGTACTGACAGCGGGCGGCGACAGTCCCGGACTCAACGCCGCTCTTCGCGCGCTGGGCAAAGCCCTGGCCGGTTCCTACCAGATGAATCTCGTCGGTTTCCGCGACGGGTTTCGCGGACTCGTGGAGAACCGCATTATTCGTCTCGACAAGAACAATCTGTCGGGGATTCTTACGCTGGGAGGTACCATTCTGGGTACCAGCAGGGAAAAGCCGCATCGTATGCCCGTGGGCGGCAAGACGCTCGACATGCGGGATGTGATCGTCGAGAACTATCACAAGCATCATCTCGATGTGCTCGTATGCATGGGCGGCGGCGGCACGCACAAGAATGCCTGGAAGCTGGCGCAGAAGGGACTCAATATCGTCACGCTGCCGAAAACCATCGACAATGATATTGCAGGGACGGACATCACCTTCGGTTTCGATACGGCACTTTCGATCGCGACCGAGGCCATTGACCGCCTGCACAGCACGGCGCACAGTCATCACCGCATCATCGTGCTCGAAGTGATGGGACACAATACGGGCTGGCTGGCGCTCGGCTCGGGTGTAGCCGGCGGAGCAGATGTCATCCTCATCCCGGAAATCCCCTACGATCTCGACACCGTCGAAGCCAGTATTCAAAGGCGGAGCAGGGGAGGAAAGAACTTCAGTATTGTCGTTGTGGCCGAAGGTGCGCGTCCCACAGGCACCGAAGAAGGCGAAAGCGGCGATACCATGCAGCTCGCGCGTGAGCTGGAGAAGCGTACCGGACTCGAATCGCGCGTCACCATTCTCGGCCACCTCCAGCGTGGTGGGGCCCCCACGGCCTACGACCGCCTGCTCGCCACCCGGCTCGGTACCGCCTGTGCGAATTTCATTCATGAAGGGAAATACGGCATCATGGTCGCCTCGCAGGGAGAAGGTGTCGTCGCCGTTCCTCTCGAAGATGTTGTCGGCAAACGCAAATCCGTTCCCCTCGATCACCCGTGGATATTGAGTGCCCGGGGTGTGGGGACCTGCCTGGGAGACGGACGCACCCCCGGATAA